In Xanthomonas campestris pv. phormiicola, the DNA window CCTGCTCGGCAATATCGGCATGGCCGCGACCACGCCGGGCGGCTTGGGCAGCGACGCGGTCAACAGCGTGGTGGCGCCGTTCCTGCGCTGGTCGATCTTCGATTTCGGCGCGACCAGGGCCAAGGTCGCGCAGGCGCGCGCCGGCAACGAAGCGCGCCTGGCCGCCTACGAAGGCACCGTGCTGGCGGCGCTGCAGGACGCCAACAGCGCGCTGGCGCGGTTCGGCGCTGCGCGCCAGCAGGCGCTGGCCGCGGCCAAGGCCGAAGCGTCGGCGGACCGTTCCGCGGCGCTGTTGCAACAGCGTTACGCCGCCGGCGCCTCGTCGCTGATCGACGCGCTCGACGTGCAGCGCCAGCAGGCCTCGGCGCAGGACAGCGCGGTGCAGGCGCGGACCCAGGTGCTGCTGCGCTACGTGGCGCTGCAGAAGAGCCTGGGCCTGGGCTGGGCGCCGCCGCCATCGGCAGCGCAACCGCAATAAACGCCCGTGCCGCGGTATCGCCGATGCGGCAGCCGCGGCTACACTGAGGTCGGCCGCAGTTCCCGGCAGCATCGGCGAACCTGCGCAGCGGCGTCTTCCACGGGGAGCAACAGATGGCGTTGAGCGAAGCGAGATCCGACCTTCCGCCGGCCGCGATTGCGGCTGCAGCGGCGCCGCTGGCCAAGGGCAGCGGCTATTTGTCCATCGCCGGCTTGCGCAAGGAGTTCGACGGCTTCGTCGCGCTCGACGATGTCGACCTGGACATCCGCAAGGGCGAGATCTTCGCGCTGCTCGGCGGCTCGGGCAGCGGCAAGTCCACGTTGCTGCGCTGCCTGGGCGGATTCGAGCAACCCAGCCGCGGCCGCATCGTGCTCGACGGGCAGCCGCTGGACGGCCTGCCGCCGTACGAGCGCCCGCTCAACATGATGTTCCAGTCCTACGCGCTGTTCCCGCACATGACGGTGGAGCAGAACATCGCGTTTGGGCTCAAGCAGGACGGCCTGTCGCGCGCGGCCGTCGCCAAGCGCGTCGGCGAGATGCTGGAACTGGTGCAGCTGGGCAAGCTCGGCAAGCGCAAGCCGCACCAGCTGTCCGGCGGACAGCAGCAGCGCGTGGCGCTGGCGCGTTCGCTGGCCAAGGGGCCGAAACTGCTGCTGCTGGATGAACCGATGGGCGCGCTGGACAAGAAGCTGCGCTCGCAGATGCAGCTGGAGCTGGTCGGCATCATCGAAACCTCCGGGGTGACCTGCGTGATGGTCACCCACGACCAGGAGGAGGCGATGACCATGGCCACCCGCATCGCGCTGATGGATGCCGGCTGGATCCAGCAGGTCGGCACCCCGGACGAGATCTACGAGCAGCCGGCCAACCGCTTCGCCGCCGAGTTCATCGGCTCGGTGAACCTGATCGACGCGGTCATCGATGAGGACCTGCCGGACTACGTGACCCTGCGCACCGCCGCGTTTCCCGACAGCATCTACGTCGGCCACGGCATCACCGGCATCACCGGGCAGCCGGTCTCGTTCGCGGTGCGCCCGGAGAAGCTGGGCATCGGCAAGGACGCGCCGGCGCAGGCGCACAACAAGGCGCAGGGCACGATCGAGGACATCGCCTATTTCGGCAGCCATTCGGTCTACCACGTGCGCCTGCCCAGCGGCTTCAAGCTGATGGCCAACTTCGCCAACCGGCAGCGCTGGGCCAGCGACAACCTGACCTGGGGCGATGCGGTGTGGGTGTGGTGGGGCGACAACGACGGCGTGGTGCTGACCGCATGAGCGCGCCCGCCGCTGCCGCCGCACCTGCCGCGCAACCCGCGGCGTCGCCGCGCACGTTGCTGCAGCGCCTGCGCAAGCGGCGCCTGCCCGGCGCGCGCTGGTTGGTGATCGCCGCACCGTACCTGTGGTTGCTGTTGTTCTTCGCGATCCCGTTCCTGATCGTGCTGCGCATCTCCTTCGCCGAACAGGCGATCAGCAGCCCGCCGTACAGCGACCTGCTGGACTACAAGGATGGGGTGCTGACGCTGAAGTTCACCCTGCAGAACTACCTGGCGCTGGTGCGCGACAACCAGTACATCGAAGCCTACTGGGGCTCGATCAAGATCGCCGGGATCTCCACCCTGTTGACCTTGCTGATCGGTTATCCGATGGCCTACGTGATCGCGCGCATGTCGCCGTCCTCGCGCAACATCGCGATGATGCTGGTGGTGCTGCCGTCGTGGACCTCGTTCCTGATCCGCGTCTACGCCTGGATCGGCATCCTCGACAGCAACGGCGTGCTCAACCGCGCGCTGCTGGCGCTGGGGCTGATCGAACAGCCGCTGCGCATCCTGTACACGCCGCTCGCCGCCTACATCGGCATCGTCTACTGCTATCTGCCGTTCATGGTGCTGCCGCTGTACGCGACCCTGGTGAAGCAGGATCACCGCCTGCTCGAGGCCGCCTACGACCTCGGCGCGCGGCCGTGGAAGGCGTTCGCGACCATCACCTTGCCGATGTCGCGCCCGGGCATCGTCGCCGGCTGCATGCTGGTGATGATCCCGGCGGTGGGCGAGTTCGTGATCCCGGAAATGCTCGGCGGGCCGGATACGCTGATGATCGGCCGGGTGCTGTGGGGCGAGTTCTTCAACAACCGCGACTGGCCGGCGGCCTCGGCGGTGGCGATCGCGATGCTGGCGCTGTTGATGCTGCCGATCCTGATCTTCAACCGCTACCAGCAACGCCAGCTCGAAGGCGGCCAGGCATGAGCGCGCTGCGCGGCGGGCGCGTGCTGCGCTGGACGGTGCTGACCGGCGGCTTCGCCTTCCTGTACCTGCCGATCCTGCTGTTGATGGTGTATTCGTTCAATGCCTCCAAGCTGGCCACGGTGTGGGCCGGCTTCTCCACCAAGTGGTACGGCGAACTGCTGCGCGACCGGCAGATCCTGCAGGCGGCGTGGATCAGCCTGAAGGTCGCGTTCTGGACCGCCACCGCGTCGATGGTGATCGGCACCCTGGCGGCGATGGTGATGACCCGCTTCCGCCGTTTTCCCAGCAAGAGCCTGTTCGGCGCGCTGGTGACCGCGCCGCTGGTGATGCCGGAGGTGATCATCGGCCTGTCGATCATGATGATGCTGGTGTCGATGGGCGGGCTGATCGGCATCCCACCCAAGGGGGTCACCGCGATCTGGGCCGCGCATGTCACCTTCACCCTGTCCTTCGTCACCGTGGTGGTGTCCTCGCGTCTGCAGGAGCTGGACCGCTCGCTGGAAGAAGCGGCGATGGACCTGGGCGCGAACCGGCTCAAGGTGTTCTTCCTGATCACCTTGCCGATCATCGCCCCGGCGCTGGTGTCCGGCTGGCTGCTGGCGTTCACCCTGTCGCTGGACGACGTGGTGATCGCCAACTTCGTCGCCGGGCCCAACTCGACCACGCTGCCGATGACCGTGTTCTCCTCGGTGCGGATGGGACTGAAGCCGAAGATCAACGCACTGGCCACGCTGATGGTGCTGGCGGTGTCGATCGCCGCCTTCGTCGGCTGGTGGCTGATGGCGCGCAGCGAGAAGCGCCGCCAGCGCGACATCCAGCTGGCGCTGCAGCAGGGCGGCTGACGGGTCTTCGAACAGGGTGCGGTGGGCTGCTTGTTGTGGGAGCGACGTCAGTCGCGACAGGCCTTCCCGGTAACGCCGTCGCGACTGAAGGGCACCTCTAATAACCCCAAAAAACTCGACTAAAACGCTCGCAAGTCATTGATGCGCAAAATGCGAAATTTTTAGAATCGAGGTTATTAGAGGTGCCCTGAAGTCGCTCCCACAAGAGTCCTACAAAGGCCTCAGCCGCCGCAGAACGCTGTGGTCCATCGCAGCGGCGCTGTCGCCACGCCGCCGCAACCATCGCGGCGCTAGGCTGGGCGGACTTTTTCCAGGAGTCCGTCGCGATGCCCTACGACACCGTCAATCCCGCCACCGGCCAGGTCGAATACCGCCTGGAGCTGATGGATGCCGCCGCCGTCGAGCGGCGCCTGGCCGCGTCCGCACAGGCATTCCGCGCATGGGCGGAAACGCCGCTGGAACAGCGCGGCGCGCTGTTGCGGCAGGTCGGCGTGCAGTTGCGCGCGCGCCGCGAGGAGATCCAGCGGGTGATGACCGCGGAGATGGGCAAGCTGCGCAAGGAGGCGCTGGCCGAGATCGACAAGTGCGCCGACGCCTGCGACTACTACGCCGAGCACGCCGCCGACTATCTGCGCGAGCTGCCGGTGGCCACCGACGCGCAGCGCAGCTACGTGCGCTACGAGCCGCTGGGCTGCGTGCTGGCGGTGATGCCGTGGAACTTCCCGATCTGGCAGGTGTTCCGCTTCCTGGCGCCGGCGCTGATGGCCGGCAACGTGGCGCTGCTCAAGCACGCCAGCAACGTGCCGCGCTGCGCCGACGCGATCCATGCCGCACTCGCCGCCGCCGGCGTGCCGGATGGCGTGTTCGACGTGCTGCATATCGACAACGACCAGGCCGCCGAGGTGCTGCGCGATGCGCGCATCGCCGCGGTGACGCTGACCGGCAGCGAGCGCGCCGGCCGTTCCATCGCCGCCAACGCCGGCGATCAATTGAAGAAGTGCGTGATGGAACTCGGCGGCAGCGACGCCTTCGTGGTGCTGGACGACGCGGATCTGGACATCACCGTGGCCGCGGCGGTGAAGTCGCGTTTCGACAACGCCGGACAGACCTGCATCGCGGCCAAGCGTTTCGTGGTGGTCGCGGCCATCGCCGACGAGTTCGTGCGCCGCTTCGTCGCCGCCGCGGCCGAGCGCCGCCTCGGCGATCCGCAGGACGAGGCGACCACGCTGGCGCCGATGGCGCGGCAGGACCTGCGCGACGAACTGCACAAGCAGGTGCAGGCCAGCATCGCCAGGGGCGCCACGTCGCTGCTCGGCGGCGCCCCGGACACCGGCACCCACGCCGGCTATCCGGCCTCGATCCTGGACCATGTGGTGCCGGGCATGCCCGCCTACGACGAGGAACTGTTCGGCCCGGTCGCCGCGATCCTGCGCGTGGCCGACGAGGCCGAGGCGGTGCGCGTGGCCAACGACACCAGCTTCGGCCTGGGCGGCAGCGTGTGGAGCGCCGACCGCGCCCGCGGCGAGCGCGTCGCCCGCCAGCTGCAGTGCGGCGCGGCCTTCGTCAACGCCATCGTCAAGAGCGACGTGCGCCTGCCGTTCGGCGGCATCAAGCGCTCCGGCTTCGGCCGCGAACTGGCCGAGCATGGGATTCATGAGTTCATGAACATCAAGTCGGTGTATGTGGGTTGAAGCCGGGATTGGGGAGTCGGGATTGGGGATTCGCAACAGCGGATCCCGATGCCTGACGCCAAGCGGCGCAGCTGTTGCTTCAACGCGTGGCTTGCCTCGAACTGGCTACGGCGTGGAGTTCCGCCGTTGCGAATCCCCAATCTCCAATCCCCAATCCCGGCTCACAGCCACCGCGCCCGCTTGAACGCCAGATACAGCCCCAGGCAGACGACGCCGACGCCGCCGATC includes these proteins:
- a CDS encoding NAD-dependent succinate-semialdehyde dehydrogenase — protein: MPYDTVNPATGQVEYRLELMDAAAVERRLAASAQAFRAWAETPLEQRGALLRQVGVQLRARREEIQRVMTAEMGKLRKEALAEIDKCADACDYYAEHAADYLRELPVATDAQRSYVRYEPLGCVLAVMPWNFPIWQVFRFLAPALMAGNVALLKHASNVPRCADAIHAALAAAGVPDGVFDVLHIDNDQAAEVLRDARIAAVTLTGSERAGRSIAANAGDQLKKCVMELGGSDAFVVLDDADLDITVAAAVKSRFDNAGQTCIAAKRFVVVAAIADEFVRRFVAAAAERRLGDPQDEATTLAPMARQDLRDELHKQVQASIARGATSLLGGAPDTGTHAGYPASILDHVVPGMPAYDEELFGPVAAILRVADEAEAVRVANDTSFGLGGSVWSADRARGERVARQLQCGAAFVNAIVKSDVRLPFGGIKRSGFGRELAEHGIHEFMNIKSVYVG
- the potA gene encoding polyamine ABC transporter ATP-binding protein; its protein translation is MALSEARSDLPPAAIAAAAAPLAKGSGYLSIAGLRKEFDGFVALDDVDLDIRKGEIFALLGGSGSGKSTLLRCLGGFEQPSRGRIVLDGQPLDGLPPYERPLNMMFQSYALFPHMTVEQNIAFGLKQDGLSRAAVAKRVGEMLELVQLGKLGKRKPHQLSGGQQQRVALARSLAKGPKLLLLDEPMGALDKKLRSQMQLELVGIIETSGVTCVMVTHDQEEAMTMATRIALMDAGWIQQVGTPDEIYEQPANRFAAEFIGSVNLIDAVIDEDLPDYVTLRTAAFPDSIYVGHGITGITGQPVSFAVRPEKLGIGKDAPAQAHNKAQGTIEDIAYFGSHSVYHVRLPSGFKLMANFANRQRWASDNLTWGDAVWVWWGDNDGVVLTA
- a CDS encoding ABC transporter permease subunit encodes the protein MSAPAAAAAPAAQPAASPRTLLQRLRKRRLPGARWLVIAAPYLWLLLFFAIPFLIVLRISFAEQAISSPPYSDLLDYKDGVLTLKFTLQNYLALVRDNQYIEAYWGSIKIAGISTLLTLLIGYPMAYVIARMSPSSRNIAMMLVVLPSWTSFLIRVYAWIGILDSNGVLNRALLALGLIEQPLRILYTPLAAYIGIVYCYLPFMVLPLYATLVKQDHRLLEAAYDLGARPWKAFATITLPMSRPGIVAGCMLVMIPAVGEFVIPEMLGGPDTLMIGRVLWGEFFNNRDWPAASAVAIAMLALLMLPILIFNRYQQRQLEGGQA
- a CDS encoding ABC transporter permease subunit encodes the protein MSALRGGRVLRWTVLTGGFAFLYLPILLLMVYSFNASKLATVWAGFSTKWYGELLRDRQILQAAWISLKVAFWTATASMVIGTLAAMVMTRFRRFPSKSLFGALVTAPLVMPEVIIGLSIMMMLVSMGGLIGIPPKGVTAIWAAHVTFTLSFVTVVVSSRLQELDRSLEEAAMDLGANRLKVFFLITLPIIAPALVSGWLLAFTLSLDDVVIANFVAGPNSTTLPMTVFSSVRMGLKPKINALATLMVLAVSIAAFVGWWLMARSEKRRQRDIQLALQQGG